From Monomorium pharaonis isolate MP-MQ-018 chromosome 9, ASM1337386v2, whole genome shotgun sequence, the proteins below share one genomic window:
- the LOC105829988 gene encoding DNA fragmentation factor subunit beta isoform X2 → MDVRRTRKIGIACRNFQDLKQKACSKLNVINDPAEVNVFLLDGSLIDEEYFHTLEPQTTLILQKPGEKVLSDADILYDALRRVNIDFLTAGDRVTQFLTENLKAKVALLNKALNKDDSRTVLSTREQHPEWFKNLETNYMTKEAYMHRRCQDRIRTYLYKTIEQIKCSDVFMNDRKARQQLLRTITFFKLQLRQDHYFGFYFDRSRAAIDTKSDSDETDYDKCYEHCPCNFGRNSDETSLRQRCLPQLSDTNVTVDSDNIDETDARKFHESKKNAKTTTDENSESCPYRLKPSEKQIAICDRKGEFKCEGRWNTDGCSYGDRHKINPYRSKEELALFSTWNLDHQIERSRTLIPKLLQLSQQDTVNEQDIYDCYDNLFTVKNLRIVHIVCHDKGSHK, encoded by the exons ATGGATGTGCGTCGTACGCGTAAAATTGGTATTGCCTGCCGAAATTTTCAGGATTTGAAACAAAAAGCttgttcaaaattaaat GTAATTAACGATCCGGCGGAAGTAAACGTTTTTCTTCTGGACGGATCATTGATCGATGAAGAGTATTTTCATACACTGGAACCACAAACTACTTTGATTTTACAGAAGCCAGGGGAAAAAGTGTTATCCG ATGCGGACATTCTCTACGATGCACTGAGACGCGTAAACATCGATTTTCTCACCGCCGGCGACAGGGTGACGCAATTCTTAACGGAGAATCTTAAAGCAAAAGTCGCCTTGTTGAACAAAGCGTTGAACAAAGATGACTCTCGGACAGTACTTAGTACGAGGGAGCAGCATCCGGAATggtttaaaaatttggaaactAATTACATGACGAAG GAAGCATACATGCACCGCAGATGTCAAGACAGAATACGTACTTATCTTTACAAGACGATTGAGCAGATCAAGTGCTCGGACGTGTTCATGAACGATCGCAAGGCGAGGCAGCAGCTTTTGCGTACAATAACGTTCTTTAAACTTCAGCTTAGGCAGGATCACTATTTTGGGTTTTACTTTGATAGGAGTAGAGCGGCGATTGACACCAAGAGCGACAGTGACGAAACCGATTATGATAAATGTTACGAGCACTGTCCCTGCAATTTTGGTCGTAATAGCGATGAAACATCTCTTCGTCAACGGTGTCTGCCTCAGTTGTCGGATACGAATGTGACCGTTGATTCAGATAATATCGACGAAACGGATGCGAGAAAGTTTCATGAATCTAAGAAAAACGCGAAAACGACGACCGACGAGAACTCGGAGAGTTGTCCTTATCGCTTAAAACCATCAGAAAAGCAAATCGCTATTTGCGACAGAAAGGGCGAGTTTAAATGCGAAGGTCGGTGGAACACCGATGGTTGTTCTTACGGCGATAGGCACAAGATTAATCCATATAGATCCAAGGAGGAGCTTGCCTTATTCTCTACATGGAATTTGGATCACCA AATCGAAAGGTCCAGGACGCTAATTCCGAAGCTGCTGCAGCTCTCGCAACAAGACACGGTCAATGAACAAGATATCTACGACTGTTACGACAATCTGTTCACCGTAAAGAATTTAAGGATAGTCCATATCGTATGCCATGATAAAGGATCGCATAAGTAA
- the LOC105829988 gene encoding DNA fragmentation factor subunit beta isoform X1, with amino-acid sequence MSLIADCFRRLTDISSCKSELKGYKVMDVRRTRKIGIACRNFQDLKQKACSKLNVINDPAEVNVFLLDGSLIDEEYFHTLEPQTTLILQKPGEKVLSDADILYDALRRVNIDFLTAGDRVTQFLTENLKAKVALLNKALNKDDSRTVLSTREQHPEWFKNLETNYMTKEAYMHRRCQDRIRTYLYKTIEQIKCSDVFMNDRKARQQLLRTITFFKLQLRQDHYFGFYFDRSRAAIDTKSDSDETDYDKCYEHCPCNFGRNSDETSLRQRCLPQLSDTNVTVDSDNIDETDARKFHESKKNAKTTTDENSESCPYRLKPSEKQIAICDRKGEFKCEGRWNTDGCSYGDRHKINPYRSKEELALFSTWNLDHQIERSRTLIPKLLQLSQQDTVNEQDIYDCYDNLFTVKNLRIVHIVCHDKGSHK; translated from the exons ATGTCTCTCATCGCCGACTGCTTTCGCCGTCTGACGGACATCTCGTCCTGTAAAAGCGAG cTCAAAGGCTACAAAGTAATGGATGTGCGTCGTACGCGTAAAATTGGTATTGCCTGCCGAAATTTTCAGGATTTGAAACAAAAAGCttgttcaaaattaaat GTAATTAACGATCCGGCGGAAGTAAACGTTTTTCTTCTGGACGGATCATTGATCGATGAAGAGTATTTTCATACACTGGAACCACAAACTACTTTGATTTTACAGAAGCCAGGGGAAAAAGTGTTATCCG ATGCGGACATTCTCTACGATGCACTGAGACGCGTAAACATCGATTTTCTCACCGCCGGCGACAGGGTGACGCAATTCTTAACGGAGAATCTTAAAGCAAAAGTCGCCTTGTTGAACAAAGCGTTGAACAAAGATGACTCTCGGACAGTACTTAGTACGAGGGAGCAGCATCCGGAATggtttaaaaatttggaaactAATTACATGACGAAG GAAGCATACATGCACCGCAGATGTCAAGACAGAATACGTACTTATCTTTACAAGACGATTGAGCAGATCAAGTGCTCGGACGTGTTCATGAACGATCGCAAGGCGAGGCAGCAGCTTTTGCGTACAATAACGTTCTTTAAACTTCAGCTTAGGCAGGATCACTATTTTGGGTTTTACTTTGATAGGAGTAGAGCGGCGATTGACACCAAGAGCGACAGTGACGAAACCGATTATGATAAATGTTACGAGCACTGTCCCTGCAATTTTGGTCGTAATAGCGATGAAACATCTCTTCGTCAACGGTGTCTGCCTCAGTTGTCGGATACGAATGTGACCGTTGATTCAGATAATATCGACGAAACGGATGCGAGAAAGTTTCATGAATCTAAGAAAAACGCGAAAACGACGACCGACGAGAACTCGGAGAGTTGTCCTTATCGCTTAAAACCATCAGAAAAGCAAATCGCTATTTGCGACAGAAAGGGCGAGTTTAAATGCGAAGGTCGGTGGAACACCGATGGTTGTTCTTACGGCGATAGGCACAAGATTAATCCATATAGATCCAAGGAGGAGCTTGCCTTATTCTCTACATGGAATTTGGATCACCA AATCGAAAGGTCCAGGACGCTAATTCCGAAGCTGCTGCAGCTCTCGCAACAAGACACGGTCAATGAACAAGATATCTACGACTGTTACGACAATCTGTTCACCGTAAAGAATTTAAGGATAGTCCATATCGTATGCCATGATAAAGGATCGCATAAGTAA